The Desulfovibrio piger DNA segment TCAGGCCGCGCTCAAGGAACTGGAGCGCATCCGGGAAGAAGACCTGCCGCGTATGGTTGCGACGGATCCTCACTACCTGCTCAAGCTGCATGAGACCCGTGGTGTGGCCTTTGTCAGCGAAATGTACGTCCGGGCCTCTCTGGAACGCAAGGAGACCCGTGCGGGCCATTACCGCGAAGATTACCCCGTGCGTGACGATTCCCAGCTGGCCTGGCTCTGCCTGCGCAAGGATGCGGACAGCAAACCGGAATTCTTCCGCGTCCCCGTGCCGCTGGAAAAGTACAAGCACCCTGTGACCCGGTACTACCAGGACAACTTCGCTTTCCCGACCAGCGAAAGCGCCAAGTAATCCCCACCTCCTAGACGGCCCGATGCCATGCCCTCCCCCGGGCAGGAGGCACCCCCGCTTCCTGTCAGACGAAGAGGCGGCAGGAATACCTGCCGCCTCTTCTATTTTGCCCGATACCTGTCCGGCTCCCCGGACAGGCATCGTGTCCCTGCATGTATCTTTTTTTAAAACCGGCTGACCAGGATATGGTCGACCAGGCTTCCTGCCTTCCCCATCGCCGCATTCTGGCTGCAGTCCTGCCCGGTCGCCCACAGGCCCTGCAGAGCCTAAAGATTTTTCCAGAACAGGAACAATGAGCCCAGCCCGAATCCTTCATCGGCCTTTTCCTGTTCGTTCCCTTCCACCGGAGGCTGGCCGACGATGGCGGCAGCCCGGGCCCCCAGATCCTGCACCTGCCGCAGCACGCTTTCGTCCATGCGGTACAGGGAAAACTGCCAGTTTTTGGTCTTCCCGTACAGCCAGCAGGCGGATTTGCCGCCGGTGGCCATATCGAGACGGATGGACAACAGGCGCACATCGCTCCGGCTCCGCCAGCCTCGGTTGCCGCCGAACAAAAAATTCCCCAGTCCCCAGGCCACGAAGGTCTTGCGCGGCGAGGCCTCGAGGGTCTCGAACCCGCCGTAGCAATGACTGTGGGCGAAAAGGATGATGTCCGCCCCTGCGGCGGCAAACCAGTCCGCCCAGAGCCGCTGGCGATCCGAAGCCTCGGAAAAACCTTCGTTCCCGTCATGGGAATACAGGATGATACAGGCCTCCGGCTCCCGGGCACGCAATGTCCGCACGGCTTCCAGCAGCTGGGGATAGGACAGTGTGACGATCCGGGGCCCGCTGCCTATCTGCGACATGGGCGATCCCGTCAGCAGGTAGACCGGCGGCTCTCGTTGGGGCAAAAGCGACAGGGGGGCGAAGGTACCGCGGTCATGCAGGCCGTTGTGGCGGATACGGGCCCCTTCCAGCACCGCCATCAAATTGGCCGCGCCCTCTTCCAGCCCGTCGAACACATGGTTGTTGGCGGTGCAGGCAGCGCCATTGGCAAACGCCATCTGGGGGAACAGCAGCCCGTCGGCATGGAAGACGAAGGTATTCTGCTTGGAGACGGAAGAAAGACCGGCGATCTCGCAGTTCCACAGAAAAATGTCCGCCTGCTCCAGACGCCGGCGGGTCAGGGGCCCGAAAAGCTCTCCAGCCTGGGGCGCTTCGAGCATCCGGCCGCCCAGCAGCACATCTCCGGCCGCCAGGATCTCCAGCACGCCTTCCGCGGCCATGACCGGCCCCGACAACAGCAGGAGCAAGCCCGCACATCCCAACCATTTTACCCATGCCATGGTCATGCGCTGTACCATGATGCTCCTTCCCTCCTGTCCCGAATACATCTCTGTTCCCCTCTACGCCGGGGCAGCAGGACAGACAAGCGAAATCTCTCCGACAGGCAGCAGAGGCAGGCAAAAGGCGCATGGCCTTTCCCCGTGGAGAGGTATATGCTGCCTTCTGCACGGCAGGCAGCATCCGGCCCTGCAAGGAGGAACCATGCGCATCTTCACCCAGGAAATCATCGTCGCTCCCCAGCATATCGACATCCAGAACCGCGTCAGCAACCTGTGCTATGTGCAGTGGATGCAGGATCTGGCCATCAACCACTCCACTGTCCAGGGCTGGGGCGTGGACCGCTACGAAGCGGAAGGGCACGGCTGGGTCGTCCGCCAGCATACCATCACCTACAAACGCCCTGCCCTTGCCGGAGATGTCATCACCGCCGCCACCTGGGTGGCCGAGCTTGCCTCCCGCCAGAGCCTGCGCCGCTATCTGTTCTGGCGCGCCGCCGATCGCAGCGTCCTGGCCGAAGCGGCCACGGTCTGGGTCTATATCGACATGGCGACCGGCCGGCCTTCCCGCCTGCCCGCTTCCCTGCAATCGGCCTTCGAGGTCGTGGCAGACGACAAGGAAGTTTTGCAGCTCCTGCAGGGCTAGCCGTCACAAAAGACAAGTCTGCCTGTTTTCAGTATATT contains these protein-coding regions:
- a CDS encoding CapA family protein, which codes for MVQRMTMAWVKWLGCAGLLLLLSGPVMAAEGVLEILAAGDVLLGGRMLEAPQAGELFGPLTRRRLEQADIFLWNCEIAGLSSVSKQNTFVFHADGLLFPQMAFANGAACTANNHVFDGLEEGAANLMAVLEGARIRHNGLHDRGTFAPLSLLPQREPPVYLLTGSPMSQIGSGPRIVTLSYPQLLEAVRTLRAREPEACIILYSHDGNEGFSEASDRQRLWADWFAAAGADIILFAHSHCYGGFETLEASPRKTFVAWGLGNFLFGGNRGWRSRSDVRLLSIRLDMATGGKSACWLYGKTKNWQFSLYRMDESVLRQVQDLGARAAAIVGQPPVEGNEQEKADEGFGLGSLFLFWKNL
- a CDS encoding acyl-CoA thioesterase, whose protein sequence is MRIFTQEIIVAPQHIDIQNRVSNLCYVQWMQDLAINHSTVQGWGVDRYEAEGHGWVVRQHTITYKRPALAGDVITAATWVAELASRQSLRRYLFWRAADRSVLAEAATVWVYIDMATGRPSRLPASLQSAFEVVADDKEVLQLLQG